A window of Chromatiales bacterium genomic DNA:
TCGAAGCTGCTGCAGGCAATCAGCCTCGGACTGGCGCAATACGCCCCATGGGTGCTTCTGATCGGCTTGCTCGCCGAAACCGTCGGCGCCGAGCTTCTCGGTAATCAGTTGACCAGCGGCGTGCTGTATCTGAGTACTGCGCTGGCTGCCTGGATTGCTGCCGACATGCTGGTACAGGATGCCGTTGTGCAGATCGTCAACGGACCGGCTGCCAACTGGCTGCGTGCCGTACGCAATCATCCCGAACAGGCGATCCACTACAGCGTGCTGGTGCTCCGGGTGCTGCTGGTGATCGGCTTCGTGGCCTTGTTGCCGGTTGTGCTGCCGCTGCTCCAGCCGGTCTGGTATGCAGTCTCGACTGCGCTTGCCACGCCCCTGGCCCTCGGCTCCATCGGTCTTTCCCTCGGCGATGTAATCGCCTTTGCGGTGAGCGTGGTGCTGGCCATCAATGCGGCCCGCCTGGTGCGCTTCCTGCTGCAGGAAGATGTGGTGTCGCGCCTGCCGCTGTCGGCTGCGACGGCATCAGCCGTCACGCGACTCGTTTATTACGGGATCATGGTAGCCGGTGTGCTGTTTGCCTTTGCCGCAGCCGGCCTGGAGCTGAGCCAGTTGACGATGGTCGTCAGCGCGCTCGGGGTGGGCATCGGCTTCGGCTTGCAGGATATCGTCCGGAATTTCGTGTCTGGCCTGGTGATCGCCTTCGAGCATCCGTTTCGCGAGGGTGATCTGATCGCCACCGGCCAGATCACTGGCCGCTTGCAGGAGATCGGGCTGCGCGCCAGCCGGATCCGTACCTTTGAAGGGGCGGAGGTCATGGTGCCGAACGCCAACCTGATTTCGGCCGAGGTGACCAACTGGACGCTGAGCGATCGTACCCGGCGCATCGAAATCCGCGTGGGCGTGGATTACGAAAGCGAGCCGCGCCGGGTGCTGGAAGTGCTGAATGCTGCCTTGGCCGGCCACCCGGGGGTGGCAACGCATCCCGAGCCCGTGGTGCTGTTCAAGGATTTCGGCGCCAGTTCACTGGATTTCGCCGTGCTGGCCTGGACGCCCGATGTGGACGAGCGGCTGAAGGTCGAGAGCGAGGCGCGAGTGCGGATATTTTCTGCATTGCGTGAGGCGGGGATCGGCATACCCTTTCCGCAGCTCGATTTGCACGTGCGTGACGCGCCGCCGGGGACGCAAGCCGGGCAGCCGCCTGAGCGTCAATCGCCGCCGCCGGTCGCCGGCTGAAGCCTCCCGCTGCCCGAACTGCGAGCTTCATCACATAGCCTGTTGCGCGACCGGTATAGCTTTCCGTCTGGAACTGAGCGCGGAGACGGGCCGTGGGTATCCTGGACATCTTCAAGAAGAAGCCGACGGTGGCGAGCGCGCGCCATGCCGCTTATCCGGGTGAGCGGGGCCGCAGCCGGCGGGATACCGACCAAGGCGGTGCGGGCTACGGTGCCAACCCCTACGACACCTACACCTGGGAGCTGCAGACCGATCCGGATGGCGAGCGCGAGCTGAAGCGGGCACACGTCATCGACAAACCCAGACCCGACGGCGAGTCATTCAATCCCTACGACACCGGCAAGTTCAGCGGCGGCTGGTAGGCGCGGCTTCCTGTGGGAGCGGCTTCAGCCGCGATCCCATGCTGTCATCAAGAAGAATCGCGCCTGAAGGCGCTCCTACCCCTATAAACGCAGCGCTCCGTCGATCTCGAAGCAGCGGCCCGATACATAGTCATTCTGCAGGATGAATTCCACGGTCCGGGCGATCTCGTCCGGTTCGCCCATGCGCTTGAGCGGAATGCCCGAGGTCAGCTTTTCGCGCGCTTCCGGTTTCATGGCGGCGACCATTTCCGTATTGATGAAGCCCGGCGCGATCGATGCGGCGCGGATGCCGTAGCGGGCGAGTTCCTTTGCCCAGGTGACGGCCATCGCGGCGACGCCGGCCTTGGCTGCCGTGTAATTGCTCTGGCCGGCATTGCCCGCGCGCGAGATGCTCGAGATGTTGATGATCACGCCGGGGTTGCCCTTGACGATCATGCGCTCGGCAGCTTCGCGGCCGCAGAGAAATACGCCGGTCAGGTTCACGTCGATCACTGCCTGCCACTGGGCGAGGCTCATCTTTGACTGGACCTGGCCGTCCTTGAACTTGATCAGCAGTGCATCACGGGTGATGCCGGCATTGTTGACCAGCGCATGCACCGCGCCGCAGCGCGCGACGACATCGTCGAAGAGCCTGATCACATCGGCTTCAACCGCGACATTGGCGGCAAAGCACTCGACGCGGGCGCCGGCCTGCTTGCAGGCATCGGCGGTGGCGGCCAGGTCTTCAGCCTTCATGTCGACCAGTGCCAGCACCGGCTGATGCTGCGCGAGGCGCTTTGCCATGGCGGCGCCGAGGCCGCGGGCAGCGCCCGTGATCACGATGGTCTTGTCCTTGAGGTTCATCAGCCACTCCCGGCTTGCTTTGCTCTGAAGGCAGCCATCCTACGTAATTTTTCTTGCGCCGCAAGATCAGGGAAATCACGGGCTTGTGCGAAACTGCGCCACCCAACAACTACGGAGTGACGGAATGCCGCGGATCAGGAAGGGCTACGCCGAGGGCCGCTGGGGCCAGATTCACTATATGGAGTGCGGCCACGAGGGCGGCCATGAGGGCGGCAAGGGGCTACCGCTGCTGTTGCTGCACCAGTCGCCGACCGACAGCGTTCAGTTTGCCCGTGTCATGCAGCCGCTGGCGGCGCGCGGCATCCACGCGATCGCCATCGACCTGCCAGGCTTCGGCGGCTCGGATACCCCTTCGGCACCACCGACCGTTGCCGACTATGCGCATATCGTCCCGGCGGTGCTCGACCAGCTCGGCATCACGACCGCCAGCGCGCTCGGCCACCATACCGGCGCCGTAATCGTGACGGAGGCGGCCCTGCAGTTTGCCCCACGTGTCAATAAAGTGGTCCTCAACGGGCCGTTGCCGATGAGCGACGAAGAGCGGGCCATGTGGCGGCAGCTGCTGGCCCGCGAGAAGGACTGGAACCTGCGCTGGGATGGCAGCCATCTCGGCGAACTGTGGAATTTCCGCTTCGGGGCACAGCCGGAATGGACGGATCTGGAAGCCTTTCACGCCAATTTCATCCACGGCCTGCTGGCGGGCAGGACTGTCTGGTACGCGCACGATGCCGTGATGACCTACAAGCATGAAGAAGCCATGCAGCGCCTCCAGCAACCCTGCCTGATCCTCGCCAATACGGGCGATGCGATCTACAGTTTTTCACAGCGGGCGCGGCAGCTTTACCCGCATTTTTCCTGGGCTGAGCTGCAGGGCGGTACCATCGATATCATCGATGAGCAGCCGGAGGCCTGGAGCGATCTGGTTGCGGGTTTCGTGAAGGGCTGAGCGCATGGAACAGGGCTTGCTGCGAGTGCTAAGACCGCCGGTTTGCGAGATTAACGATCGGTCAGAATTATTTTCCATTATGTAATCTAGGGGTATTCCCTTAGGCGGATTATCCTGTACATTCCGTAACCAAGAAGGTCCAAGCCAAACCGGGCGTGAGTCCGGGGCGGAAAGCCGCGAGTCTTGCTCTCCGTACCAACCAAGAAAGTGGTGCGAGAGTGGTAATAGGGGAAGACAGTCGGGCCGCCCTTCGAAAACACAAGCAATAGTCTTGTAATTCGAAACCTCTGGAGGATATCTAGAATGAAGAAAGTATTAGCAGCAGTTGCCCTGATGGGCGTAGCCGTTGGTGCCCAGGCAGCAACTGCCACGCTCACCGGCGTAACCAGCTACAGCAAGAGCGGCACCTCGGTCTGGACCATTAACAGCGCCGGCACCTGGGATCTGAACACCGGTACCGGTGTCGCCACCCAGACGGGCGGAACCTTGAACATGACCGCCAAAGTCGGCGCGACCCCGCTGATGTCGCACACCATGACCAGTGGCGTGCTCAGCTCCGGTACCGCAACGGCGGCCTCATGGGCCTGCGTTGAAGGTGTCTTTGGTGGCATCGTTGGCGCACACATCTGCGGCAACTACAACTTTGGTGCCAACTTCACCAACGAGAGCACCGTTGGCAACTCCGGTACTGCGACCACGGTTACGCTCGGTGGTGATGACGTTTCCCTCGGCGCTCCGCAGAGCCTGGCCAATTCATACAGCGGCCTGGCCCTGACGAGCCTCGGCGGCGGCAACTGGAAGCTCAGCAACGGTGTTGTTGGCGTCGGTGGTTATGACTTCACCTTCAACGTCGCCGTTGTTCCGGTCCCGGCAGCTGTCTGGCTGTTTGGTTCCGCTCTCGGCCTGATGGGCGTGGCGCGTCGCCGTGCCGCAGCCTGATTAGTTAACTAATCAAGTTACGGCGGTTTCAACAGAAACCGGGAAAACCCCGCCCAGTGCGGGGTTTTTCTTTTGCAGCTCTGCTAGATTTCCGCCGCATGACCGCCATCTCTCGCCAGACCATGCCAGCCGCGGGCCGGTTTTTCGTACCCGGACTGTTTGTCGTCGCGCTGTGCGGTCTACTGCTGCTGTTCCGGGATGGCGTCGAGCTGATGATCCGCAGCTGGTTTACGGTTCAGCACAGCCATGGCCTGGTGATTCTGGCTCTGGTCATCTATCTGCTCGTCTGGCGTGTTACGGATCGGCCCACCCGTGTTGCCAGTGATCGTGCAGCCTGCGCCTGGACCGGCGGGCTGCTGCTCACCGGCATGGCACTGCTGATCATCGGTGAGTTGAGCGCGCTCTATACCTTCAGCCAGCTCGGCTTCATCGTGGCATTGTGGGGACTGCTGCTGTCGGTGAGCGGTCCTGGCCGGCTGCGCCAGCTGTGGTTGCCGCTGTTGTGTCTTTTTTTTCTGGTGCCCTTGCCGCAGTTCCTGGGCAATCGGCTGATATCCCTGTTGCAACTGATTGCGACGCTGCCCGGTGTGCTGCTGATTCGCGTCGCGGGTTTCGCGGTATTTGTCGGCGGCAATATTGTCGATGTCGGTGTTTACCAGATCCGGGTTGTCGAGGCCTGCAGCAGTGTACTGCTGGTCGTGCCCTTGCTGAGCGTTGCGGTGCCTTCTGCTGTCCTGTATTGCAGTCACTGGTGGCAGCGCGGTGTGCTGTTGCTGTCCGCCGTGCTGATTCCGGTTCTGGTTGGCAGTTTGCGTCTGGCGGTAGCCGGCCTGCTGGCCGGCTACCGTGGCGCGGGACTTGCCGACGGGTTTCTGCAAGCATCGGCTGGCCTGCCGCTCTATCTGGTTTGTGCCGGGTTGTTCGCGCTGCTGCTTGTGACGTATGCCCGTGGCAAGCGACGGGCTGCTGCAGATTCGGCCCCGGCATCGCCGGTCGCGGCCGGTCGCATCAAGTCCACCCGGCCGCTGTGGACGGCTGTCTTGCTGGTGGGATCGTCGCTGGTGGCTTCGCAGCTCCTCGCTTTCCCGGCATTGCAGTATCCGGTGCGGCAGCTATTGGCCGGTTTTCCCCGTCAGCTGGATGACTGGACGGGCCGCGAAGCCGAGGTTGATCCTGCCGAGGTTGCAGCGCTGAAGCTCAGCGACCAGGCTGCATTGTTCTATGAACGCCCGAAAGATTCGTATCCGGTTTCTCTATGGATAGCATGGTATGACATGCAGGTCACGGGGGCTTCCACACATTCTCCAATGGCTTGCTTGCCGGGATCCGGATGGCGTGTAGAGGCGCTGGATGATTATCCGATACCGGGCGCAGGGCAGAACGGATCCGCCCTGCACGTGCGCCGGGCGATTATCGCGTTGGGCGAGGAGCAACAACTTGTTTATTACTGGTATGTGCAGCGCGGCCGCAATCTGACCAACGAATATCTTGTCAAGTGGTACATCCTCCGCGACAGCCTGCTCCTGAAGCGCAGCGATGGAGCACTCATTCGCCTGACCACCCGGATCAGTGATACGGCCGGGGTTTCCGATGCCGAGGCCCGGTTGACGGGCTTTGCACGGGCTATCGCACCGGTACTCGGTGACTATGTTCCGGGCAGGGACGCCGTGCTGCGCCAGCCATTACTGAACAACCCGTAACATCACTGCGCTGCCAGACCCGGCAGAATGGATTTTCCCTGCAGGAGAACTCTGTGATTTTGACGCGAACGATATTTGCTGCTGTCGTACTGGCCTTGCTCGTTGCCTGTGCCTCCCCGGAGGAAAAGGCGGCAGCCTATGTCGCCAAGGCACAAGAACTCTACGATGCGGGCGAATATGAGCCGGCCGCGCTCGAGGCGAGAAACGCAGTACAGGTGGAGCCGAAGAACGCCAAGGCGCGATACCTGATGGCGCTCATTGCCGAACACAAGGAAGACTACAAGGGGATGTTCGGTCACCTGATGGTGGCCGTGGATGCGGATCCGGCCAATATCGAGGCGCGGCTCAAGCTGGGCATGGTCTTCGTTGCAATCGGTGACTGGGATAGTGCGGCTGAACAGAGCGATGCTCTGCTCAAGCTCGCACCCGAGGATGCACGTGTCGTGCTGCTGCAGGCGCGCATCGATCTGCAGAATGGCAACCTGAGCGCCGGTCGTGCGGGGCTGGAAAAATCCATACAGCTGGACCCGTCCAACAGCGATCCGGTGCTGATCCTGGGTGCGCTGGAAGCTGCCGACAATCCGGACCGGGGTCTGGCGATTCTCGATGCAGGGATTGCGCGAATGCCGGCCGCGAAGGCAAAAGCGCTGCGTGAGCAGCGCGTCCTGATACTTGCCCAGGACAACCGCATCAAGGAGGTTGAGGAAGGACTGCAGGCGCTGATGCGGGACTATCCGGATGAGAGCAGCTATCCGGGCCAGTTGGCGCGGATGTACGCGGGGCAGGGCCGGCTGGATGATGCCGACAAGGTATATCAGCGACTCGTCGAGCTTGATCCGGCGGATGCGAAACGGCGCATCGACTACGTCGGGTTTCTGGTCGGCCAGCAGCAGGGCGAGAAGGCAGAGAAGTTTCTGCAGGCTTCCATCACGGCCTACCCGGACGCCGATGCGCTGCGTCTGGCACTGGGCAGCCTGTATGAGGCCAGCGCACGCCCGGACGATGCAAAGGCGGCCTATCAGGCGCTGGCCAAGCACAGCCCGAAGAGCGTTGATGGTGTCAAGGGCCGCATCCGTATCGCCGTGATCGAGTCGACGGCCAAAAACGATGCGGCGGCGATGAAAGTTGTCGATGATCTGCTGGTCGATATTCCCGATGAGCCGACGGCGCTGCTGCTGCGGGCGGGTTCCCGGCTGAAGAGCGGCGAGACCGATGAAGCGATTGCCGATTTGCGCCTGGTCACTCGCAAGGAACCGGAAAATGTCACGGCGATGTTGCTGTTGGCGGAGGCACACAAGACCAAGAACGAGCCAGCGGTCGCGAAGGATGTCTACCGGCAGGTACTGAAGATTCAGCCGGACTCCGCGGTTGCACTGCCTGAACTGGTCAAGCTGTATGTCGCCGCGGAAGAATATGCTGAAGGCGAACAACTGTTGGTTGATCGTCTCAAGGTTCGCCCGGACGATGTTGTGGCTTCGCGCGCGCTGGTCGACCTGTTCCTGGCGCAAGGCAAGAAAGACGAAGCAGCCGCGGAGGCGCGGCGCATGGCGGCGCTGCCTGGCCAGGGTGGTCTCGGCGAGTTGTCAGTGGGCCGCGTGCTGGCTGAACAGCAGGATTACGCTGCGGCGGCAGAGGCGTTTCGCAAGTCCATGGCGATGGGTGCCGGGAACGATCCGCTGGCCATCGAGGGCCTGGTGCGTTCGCTCAATGCGGCCGGCAAGCGGCAGGAGGCCGTTGCGTTGCTGAACCAGTTGAAGGCTGGTTCGGGCAAGGACAACAGTGTATTCAGTGACTTGCTGCTGGCCGATATCTATGGCCAGAGCGGCGACCGGGCAGAAGCCGAAAAAGCCCTGGAAGCTGCGATCAAGAGCCGCCCCGACATCGCCGATGGATATCTGCAACTCGCCAGGCTCTACGCGGGCGATCCGGCTGCGCAGATCCGGATCTACGAGCGTGGCATGAAGGCACTGCCCGGCAATGCCTATATCGGGTTGCCGCTGGCCGTCGCACTGGAGGAGGCCGGCCAGTTCGAGGCGATGATCAGCTCGCTGGAATCGCTGTACAAGAACAATCCCGGCATTCCACAGGTCGTCAACAATCTGGCCATGGCGATTCTCGATCATCGCAGCGATGCAGCGAGCTATCAGCGGGCGCTGGAACTGGCCAGAAAGATCGAGTCGTCGAATGATCCGCTGCTGCTAGATACCGTCGGCTGGGCCTACCACCGGGCTGGCGAATTTGCCCAGGCCGCGAGCGTCCTGGAACGCGTGGTCGCCAAGGATGATCGGGTACCGGTCTATCACTATCACCTGGGTATGGCCTATCTCGCCATGAACAACCAGGCCGGCGCCCGACAGCAGCTGAAACAGGCGGTTGCAGGTGATGCGCAGTACGCCGGCATCGACGAAGCTCGTG
This region includes:
- a CDS encoding mechanosensitive ion channel, with amino-acid sequence MAGLRAGILSAPPIWEQVWTRPEPESLAALAERSLGVLFSGTTEYLESHSGALLLFGLIACALFVLALQLRRLGRSTADADGAPGITLRRPFLVLAMLWMLFGPELLLPELDAGLSALRTGFVMAALAVLLPEFVVRGAVMPLRGLLTATYLTMAERALLDDPLYGRLLSLSLAIIGIWLFRRLQKKLVAGPIRVPGQAASRGVSKLLQAISLGLAQYAPWVLLIGLLAETVGAELLGNQLTSGVLYLSTALAAWIAADMLVQDAVVQIVNGPAANWLRAVRNHPEQAIHYSVLVLRVLLVIGFVALLPVVLPLLQPVWYAVSTALATPLALGSIGLSLGDVIAFAVSVVLAINAARLVRFLLQEDVVSRLPLSAATASAVTRLVYYGIMVAGVLFAFAAAGLELSQLTMVVSALGVGIGFGLQDIVRNFVSGLVIAFEHPFREGDLIATGQITGRLQEIGLRASRIRTFEGAEVMVPNANLISAEVTNWTLSDRTRRIEIRVGVDYESEPRRVLEVLNAALAGHPGVATHPEPVVLFKDFGASSLDFAVLAWTPDVDERLKVESEARVRIFSALREAGIGIPFPQLDLHVRDAPPGTQAGQPPERQSPPPVAG
- a CDS encoding SDR family oxidoreductase, with the protein product MNLKDKTIVITGAARGLGAAMAKRLAQHQPVLALVDMKAEDLAATADACKQAGARVECFAANVAVEADVIRLFDDVVARCGAVHALVNNAGITRDALLIKFKDGQVQSKMSLAQWQAVIDVNLTGVFLCGREAAERMIVKGNPGVIINISSISRAGNAGQSNYTAAKAGVAAMAVTWAKELARYGIRAASIAPGFINTEMVAAMKPEAREKLTSGIPLKRMGEPDEIARTVEFILQNDYVSGRCFEIDGALRL
- a CDS encoding alpha/beta fold hydrolase; protein product: MPRIRKGYAEGRWGQIHYMECGHEGGHEGGKGLPLLLLHQSPTDSVQFARVMQPLAARGIHAIAIDLPGFGGSDTPSAPPTVADYAHIVPAVLDQLGITTASALGHHTGAVIVTEAALQFAPRVNKVVLNGPLPMSDEERAMWRQLLAREKDWNLRWDGSHLGELWNFRFGAQPEWTDLEAFHANFIHGLLAGRTVWYAHDAVMTYKHEEAMQRLQQPCLILANTGDAIYSFSQRARQLYPHFSWAELQGGTIDIIDEQPEAWSDLVAGFVKG
- the epsI gene encoding EpsI family protein encodes the protein MTAISRQTMPAAGRFFVPGLFVVALCGLLLLFRDGVELMIRSWFTVQHSHGLVILALVIYLLVWRVTDRPTRVASDRAACAWTGGLLLTGMALLIIGELSALYTFSQLGFIVALWGLLLSVSGPGRLRQLWLPLLCLFFLVPLPQFLGNRLISLLQLIATLPGVLLIRVAGFAVFVGGNIVDVGVYQIRVVEACSSVLLVVPLLSVAVPSAVLYCSHWWQRGVLLLSAVLIPVLVGSLRLAVAGLLAGYRGAGLADGFLQASAGLPLYLVCAGLFALLLVTYARGKRRAAADSAPASPVAAGRIKSTRPLWTAVLLVGSSLVASQLLAFPALQYPVRQLLAGFPRQLDDWTGREAEVDPAEVAALKLSDQAALFYERPKDSYPVSLWIAWYDMQVTGASTHSPMACLPGSGWRVEALDDYPIPGAGQNGSALHVRRAIIALGEEQQLVYYWYVQRGRNLTNEYLVKWYILRDSLLLKRSDGALIRLTTRISDTAGVSDAEARLTGFARAIAPVLGDYVPGRDAVLRQPLLNNP
- a CDS encoding tetratricopeptide repeat protein produces the protein MTRTIFAAVVLALLVACASPEEKAAAYVAKAQELYDAGEYEPAALEARNAVQVEPKNAKARYLMALIAEHKEDYKGMFGHLMVAVDADPANIEARLKLGMVFVAIGDWDSAAEQSDALLKLAPEDARVVLLQARIDLQNGNLSAGRAGLEKSIQLDPSNSDPVLILGALEAADNPDRGLAILDAGIARMPAAKAKALREQRVLILAQDNRIKEVEEGLQALMRDYPDESSYPGQLARMYAGQGRLDDADKVYQRLVELDPADAKRRIDYVGFLVGQQQGEKAEKFLQASITAYPDADALRLALGSLYEASARPDDAKAAYQALAKHSPKSVDGVKGRIRIAVIESTAKNDAAAMKVVDDLLVDIPDEPTALLLRAGSRLKSGETDEAIADLRLVTRKEPENVTAMLLLAEAHKTKNEPAVAKDVYRQVLKIQPDSAVALPELVKLYVAAEEYAEGEQLLVDRLKVRPDDVVASRALVDLFLAQGKKDEAAAEARRMAALPGQGGLGELSVGRVLAEQQDYAAAAEAFRKSMAMGAGNDPLAIEGLVRSLNAAGKRQEAVALLNQLKAGSGKDNSVFSDLLLADIYGQSGDRAEAEKALEAAIKSRPDIADGYLQLARLYAGDPAAQIRIYERGMKALPGNAYIGLPLAVALEEAGQFEAMISSLESLYKNNPGIPQVVNNLAMAILDHRSDAASYQRALELARKIESSNDPLLLDTVGWAYHRAGEFAQAASVLERVVAKDDRVPVYHYHLGMAYLAMNNQAGARQQLKQAVAGDAQYAGIDEARAALARLGESAPDKTAAATP